Proteins encoded in a region of the Mercenaria mercenaria strain notata chromosome 1, MADL_Memer_1, whole genome shotgun sequence genome:
- the LOC123526467 gene encoding poly [ADP-ribose] polymerase tankyrase-1-like isoform X2 — translation MLGLRWKTKQHYGDTGVDVTTDARVLFDAVRHGKNHLVRFILDASSVDIVNSRDLHGKTPLMACCYTKEEGARDNTVRLLLRHGADVNATDDCGRTALSYVCERRCNDILRILIKEHNVDPDITDTNGNTPLIYSAMVGNDIACDILIRHFRRLGLNIEAINDEGFTALLMAAKHGNITCAQILVGQGKASTQHRDIKYGLSVEEWLAKKGFTLQDIKPVRQDGRGRSRFVKLANIAAICSAPKKHAQAAPTYGEIDYHLNRFQLGKIEDDDDLTDATTGTDISNESISRYLNRYNDRYNDIDLDFAQKHYKIYPYRENSRPKLKTSSTQTQTDEADDTEGDKHDVIENDDADEKATLITVADTANCDAETEITILQHDPRIHLEQRLKNKFTNKSKSSEGKSKTRSMEKIQEKGNKESKRLSLPEIEHTPMVSRCDSGNGERKQSLDVLPEKLIASIELGDGRRQSIQLHADSIRNKVYWSPVGDERSDDGSEKNLMPLKFERNRGSVSDSETSMNEDGPIFQ, via the exons ATGTTAGGATTACGTTGGAAAACTAAACAACA ttatgGTGACACAGGAGTTGATGTTACCACAGACGCCAGAGTATTATTTGACGCCGTGCGTCATGGCAAGAACCACCTCGTGCGGTTCATTCTGGATGCTTCCTCGGTGGACATTGTCAACTCACGTGATCTGCATGGAAAGACACCACTTATGGCATGCTGCTACACCAag GAAGAAGGTGCGAGGGACAATACTGTAAGATTATTATTACGTCACGGTGCTGACGTCAACGCAACAGATGACTGTGGAAGAACGGCACTCAGTTACGTCTGTGAGAGACGGTGCAATGATATACTCCGAATCCTAATCAAAGAACACAATGTAGATCCTGATATTACTGATACAAATG GAAACACGCCTCTGATTTATAGCGCAATGGTTGGAAATGACATCGCCTGCGATATTCTCATACGTCACTTCCGGCGACTTGGTCTAAATATAGAAGCAATAAACGACGAGGGTTTCACGGCTCTGCTTATGGCTGCAAAGCACGGAAATATTACATGCGCACAGATTTTGGTCGGGCAAGGCAAAGCAAGTACTCAACATCGAGACATAAAGTATGGTTTATCTGTGGAGGAGTGGCTTGCAAAGAAAGGCTTTACATTACAAGATATCAAGCCTGTTCGACAGGATGGGAGAGGTAGATCAAGATTCGTAAAATTAGCTAATATAGCGGCAATTTGCTCGGCTCCAAAGAAACATGCTCAGGCAGCCCCAACGTACGGAGAGATAGACTATCATTTAAATCGCTTCCAACTCGGAAAGATCGAAGATGACGACGACTTGACTGACGCGACGACGGGGACCGATATCTCGAATGAGTCTATTTCAAGATATCTCAACAGATATAATGACCGATATAATGACATTGATCTTGACTTTGcccaaaaacattataaaatttaccCATATCGTGAAAACAGTCGACCGAAACTAAAGACATCTTCAACTCAGACTCAAACCGACGAAGCAGACGATACTGAAGGGGACAAACATGATGTTATTGAAAATGACGACGCAGACGAAAAAGCAACTCTAATTACTGTAGCAGACACTGCAAACTGTGACGCAGAAACCGAAATAACTATATTACAACACGATCCAAGAATTCATCTTGAACAGagacttaaaaataaatttacaaacaagtCTAAATCGTCTGAGGGAAAATCTAAAACAAGGTCGATGGAGAAAATACAGGAGAAAGGGAACAAAGAATCAAAGCGTCTATCCCTTCCTGAAATTGAACATACGCCTATGGTGTCCCGTTGTGACAGTGGGAATGGCGAAAGGAAACAGTCACTAGATGTCCTTCCGGAAAAACTAATAGCGAGCATCGAACTGGGCGATGGCAGACGACAAAGCATTCAGCTTCATGCAGACAGTATCCGAAACAAAGTTTACTGGTCCCCTGTTGGCGATGAAAGGTCAGATGACGGTTCTGAAAAGAATCTGATGCCATTAAAGTTTGAACGCAATCGGGGTTCTGTTTCGGACAGTGAAACTTCTATGAACGAAGACGGTCCCATTTTTCAATAG
- the LOC123526467 gene encoding poly [ADP-ribose] polymerase tankyrase-1-like isoform X1: MEPINKMMQLASKRSYGDTGVDVTTDARVLFDAVRHGKNHLVRFILDASSVDIVNSRDLHGKTPLMACCYTKEEGARDNTVRLLLRHGADVNATDDCGRTALSYVCERRCNDILRILIKEHNVDPDITDTNGNTPLIYSAMVGNDIACDILIRHFRRLGLNIEAINDEGFTALLMAAKHGNITCAQILVGQGKASTQHRDIKYGLSVEEWLAKKGFTLQDIKPVRQDGRGRSRFVKLANIAAICSAPKKHAQAAPTYGEIDYHLNRFQLGKIEDDDDLTDATTGTDISNESISRYLNRYNDRYNDIDLDFAQKHYKIYPYRENSRPKLKTSSTQTQTDEADDTEGDKHDVIENDDADEKATLITVADTANCDAETEITILQHDPRIHLEQRLKNKFTNKSKSSEGKSKTRSMEKIQEKGNKESKRLSLPEIEHTPMVSRCDSGNGERKQSLDVLPEKLIASIELGDGRRQSIQLHADSIRNKVYWSPVGDERSDDGSEKNLMPLKFERNRGSVSDSETSMNEDGPIFQ, from the exons ttatgGTGACACAGGAGTTGATGTTACCACAGACGCCAGAGTATTATTTGACGCCGTGCGTCATGGCAAGAACCACCTCGTGCGGTTCATTCTGGATGCTTCCTCGGTGGACATTGTCAACTCACGTGATCTGCATGGAAAGACACCACTTATGGCATGCTGCTACACCAag GAAGAAGGTGCGAGGGACAATACTGTAAGATTATTATTACGTCACGGTGCTGACGTCAACGCAACAGATGACTGTGGAAGAACGGCACTCAGTTACGTCTGTGAGAGACGGTGCAATGATATACTCCGAATCCTAATCAAAGAACACAATGTAGATCCTGATATTACTGATACAAATG GAAACACGCCTCTGATTTATAGCGCAATGGTTGGAAATGACATCGCCTGCGATATTCTCATACGTCACTTCCGGCGACTTGGTCTAAATATAGAAGCAATAAACGACGAGGGTTTCACGGCTCTGCTTATGGCTGCAAAGCACGGAAATATTACATGCGCACAGATTTTGGTCGGGCAAGGCAAAGCAAGTACTCAACATCGAGACATAAAGTATGGTTTATCTGTGGAGGAGTGGCTTGCAAAGAAAGGCTTTACATTACAAGATATCAAGCCTGTTCGACAGGATGGGAGAGGTAGATCAAGATTCGTAAAATTAGCTAATATAGCGGCAATTTGCTCGGCTCCAAAGAAACATGCTCAGGCAGCCCCAACGTACGGAGAGATAGACTATCATTTAAATCGCTTCCAACTCGGAAAGATCGAAGATGACGACGACTTGACTGACGCGACGACGGGGACCGATATCTCGAATGAGTCTATTTCAAGATATCTCAACAGATATAATGACCGATATAATGACATTGATCTTGACTTTGcccaaaaacattataaaatttaccCATATCGTGAAAACAGTCGACCGAAACTAAAGACATCTTCAACTCAGACTCAAACCGACGAAGCAGACGATACTGAAGGGGACAAACATGATGTTATTGAAAATGACGACGCAGACGAAAAAGCAACTCTAATTACTGTAGCAGACACTGCAAACTGTGACGCAGAAACCGAAATAACTATATTACAACACGATCCAAGAATTCATCTTGAACAGagacttaaaaataaatttacaaacaagtCTAAATCGTCTGAGGGAAAATCTAAAACAAGGTCGATGGAGAAAATACAGGAGAAAGGGAACAAAGAATCAAAGCGTCTATCCCTTCCTGAAATTGAACATACGCCTATGGTGTCCCGTTGTGACAGTGGGAATGGCGAAAGGAAACAGTCACTAGATGTCCTTCCGGAAAAACTAATAGCGAGCATCGAACTGGGCGATGGCAGACGACAAAGCATTCAGCTTCATGCAGACAGTATCCGAAACAAAGTTTACTGGTCCCCTGTTGGCGATGAAAGGTCAGATGACGGTTCTGAAAAGAATCTGATGCCATTAAAGTTTGAACGCAATCGGGGTTCTGTTTCGGACAGTGAAACTTCTATGAACGAAGACGGTCCCATTTTTCAATAG